The nucleotide window GCGGGCCAGAAGCGGGACGAGTCCGGGGTCAGCACCTCGTCGGCGATGACGAGCGTCTCACCGTCGCCGTCCAGGCCGAACTCGAACTTCGTGTCCGCGAGGATGATCCCCCGGTCGCGCGCGATGTCACGGCCGCGGCTGTAGACGGCGAGTGTCGCCTGCCGCAGCCTGGCCGCGGTCTCCGCGCCGACCTGGCGGGCGACCTCCTCGTACGCGACGTTCTCGTCGTGCTCGCCGACGGCGGCCTTGGTGGCCGGGGTGAAGATCGGGCCGGGCAGCTCCGAGCCGTCGCTCAGCCCCTCGGGCAGGGCGAGACCGCAGACGGTACGGGTCTCCTCGTACTCGGCGAGACCCGAGCCGGTGAGATAGCCGCGGGCGACGCACTCGACCGGGACCATCCGCAGGGACTTGCAGATCAGGGTGCGGCCCTGCCACTCGGCGGGCGCGCCGGGCGGCGGTTCGGTGCCCAGGACGTGGTTCGGCAGCAGATCGGCGATCTTGTCGAACCACCAGAGCGAGAGCTGCGTCAGGACGCGGCCCTTGTCGGGGATCTCCGTGGGCAGCACCCAGTCGTACGCGGAGATGCGGTCGCTGGCGACCATCACGAGGTCGCCCGCCTCGTTCTGGTACAGGTCGCGCACCTTGCCGGTGTGCAGGTGCACCAGACCCGGGACCTCTGGGGCCTCGGGCTTTTCGACGAATCCGGACACGGTTCCTCCCCGTGGTTCTGGCTGAATGCCTCGATTCTCCCGTACGGGAGGCCCGTACCCGGCCAGGGGTGGGTGTGAAGTCCGTACGAGGGCCCGCCGGGTGGCCTCAGTCGCGTTTGCAGATGCGGTCCAGGAGGTTGGCGGTGGCCCGCTGGACCCGGGTGTCGACGTGGCCCGGACGGTCCAGGGCCGGGGACCAGGCGAAGGTGCCGGAGGCGAAGACGAGGGCTCCGGAGTGCGCGCGGTACAGGGACGTCTCCTGGTGGCGGACGGCGCCCTCCGTGTCCCGGTACGGGGAGTGGGAGAGCAGGATGCGTCCCTGGTGCTCGGGAAGCACGGTACGGGGGAAGTAGCGGTCGGCCTCGCCCGCCACCATGCCCTCCAGTTCGTCGCCCTCGTGGGCGCCGGTCGCCTCCCACATCCAGTGGTCGGCGTTGCGGACGACGAGCGGGTGGGCCTCCGGGACCCGGCCCGCGTACTGGATGCCGAGGAGTTCCTGCTCCGGGCGGTCGATCTCGCGCCACAGTGCGGACTTCCCGGGTCCGCGGCGCTTGCGGCAGGTGAGCAGCCGGTCGGGGACGCCGGACGCGGAGGGCGCCAGCTCGACCTGCCAGTACATGGTGTTGGCGGAGAGGAAGACGAGGGAGGTGCCCTGCTCGCGGGCGACGTCCACGGTGCGGCGCATGGCGATGGACCAGTACTCGTCGTGGCCCGGAAAGACCAGGCCCCGGTAGCGCGTGGGGTCGACGCGGCCGGCGTGCAGGTCGCGGGCGTCGGCGTACGCGAGGTCGTAGCCGTAGCGCTCGGCCCAGCGGATGAAGTCGTAGGCGTGGCCCACGTGCAGCGGCAGGCCCGCGCCCGCGTACGGGCGGTCGAAGGAGACCGTCGTCGCGGCGTCGGCCTCGCCGAGCAGCCTGCCCTCCTCGTCCCACGCGTGGTAGAGGCTCGCGCCCGTGCGG belongs to Streptomyces sp. V3I8 and includes:
- a CDS encoding N,N-dimethylformamidase beta subunit family domain-containing protein produces the protein MGTEQIRRWESGALAHAVTDPFGQGPVPWLRGSENYFDDTGHVVPWYVDHTPHPGAADGDRYRSTGPRVPTPRTAAGGPRTADDVHRQIKGFTSAGAVAPGEALDFHITVDPPQQFGVDIYRIGHYGGDGASKITTSPRLSGIVQPPPLTAERTVSCHHWWLSWRLQVPSYWSVGAYVAVLTTDDGHRSHIPFTVRDDSPADLLLVLPDITWQAYNLYPEDGRTGASLYHAWDEEGRLLGEADAATTVSFDRPYAGAGLPLHVGHAYDFIRWAERYGYDLAYADARDLHAGRVDPTRYRGLVFPGHDEYWSIAMRRTVDVAREQGTSLVFLSANTMYWQVELAPSASGVPDRLLTCRKRRGPGKSALWREIDRPEQELLGIQYAGRVPEAHPLVVRNADHWMWEATGAHEGDELEGMVAGEADRYFPRTVLPEHQGRILLSHSPYRDTEGAVRHQETSLYRAHSGALVFASGTFAWSPALDRPGHVDTRVQRATANLLDRICKRD
- a CDS encoding phosphoribosylaminoimidazolesuccinocarboxamide synthase, giving the protein MSGFVEKPEAPEVPGLVHLHTGKVRDLYQNEAGDLVMVASDRISAYDWVLPTEIPDKGRVLTQLSLWWFDKIADLLPNHVLGTEPPPGAPAEWQGRTLICKSLRMVPVECVARGYLTGSGLAEYEETRTVCGLALPEGLSDGSELPGPIFTPATKAAVGEHDENVAYEEVARQVGAETAARLRQATLAVYSRGRDIARDRGIILADTKFEFGLDGDGETLVIADEVLTPDSSRFWPADTWEPGHAQPSFDKQYVRDWLTSAESGWDRRGEQPPPALPQEVVDATRAKYVEAYERLTGTTWT